The sequence below is a genomic window from Actinokineospora baliensis.
TACGAGTTGCCCGTGCCCGCAGTCGAGCGGGTCGGGATCACCGAGCAGGCTGCCCACCCCCAACGACGCGATGACGAGCACTAGGAACGCGGTCACCCACCGCGCCCGCCGCGACGGCCCTGTCCGGCTGGCTGTCTCTAGGACCCTCCCGTCACGCACCCCACCCTTGATGGCGCCGACTACGACCGGGTCTGGGTACTGCTCGATCCCGATCCCCTCTAGGACCGCCAACACCTTGTAGTGCGCTTTGCGATTAAGAGGCACCCGCGGCAGATCGATCGTGCTGTCGGCGTAGTCGAGCCCGGACTCTGCGCCGAAGAACTGCTCCAGGTGCGCGTCGCTCAACTCTGTTATGGCCATGTCCACCACGCGCCGCTGCGGGAAGGTGACCCGCAGCCCCACCTTGTCGTCGTCAGGCGCGGCATAGTCACCGCGGTCGACGTTGGTGGCCCCCGCGTTCTCCACCCGCAGCAGCACCAGGGTCGGGTCGGCGAGCACGGTGTCGCTGTCGCCCACCCGCAGCCGCAGCGGTCCTCCGGGGCGTTCGCCCACCCGGATCCTGGTGTCCAGCTGCACCCGGTACCCGAGCCGCTTGCGCCCGACGACCAGCGACTCCCACAGGAAGGTCACGATCGGCACCGCCACACCGATGGCCGCGATGAGCAGCTCCCACATGGCTCCTCCGGGGGTGAGACAGCGCGACCGTACCGATCGTCGAGGTCCGTCCACCCTGGACGCGCGAGCGTGTCGGCCAGTGTTAACCCGGAGTTTGACCCGTTCGTGGTAGGCGCGGGAACACCACGCGGGTCGCGTGCGTTGGACGGGGACCCACCCGCACCCTTCCTGGGAGGCTCGCGCGTGCTTGCGTCTCTTCCGTCACTCGACAAGCAGGTCCAACGGCTCTGGGACCTCGGTATCCCCGAGTTGGCCGGACTCTCTGAGCAGGACTTGGCCATAGAGGGTCCCGACAACGCGTTGCTGGTCGTCCACCCCGAACGCCTTAAGGCGTCAGCGCTGGCTCCCTTGTTGCGGCACAAGGACAAGCCGGGCTTCGTAGTGGTCGACATGGTGGACTTGGACGACTTCGCGCCGACGGTGGAGTTGCCCGACAAGCCCGTCTACCTGGTGACCGACATAGACCGCGGCGATGACATGGCCAACTGGACGCCAGATGAGGCGCTGCCAGCGATCGGCGGTAAGAGCCGCTCGCCGCTGACAGTGGGGGAGGGCATCCAGTGGCTTCTCCACGAGCCCGAGGCGCTCGAGCGCAACCTGTGCTTCATGACCATCGCGTCGCGCCTACGCAAACCGAGCGGCAAGTTCGACACCCGCACCCCCGCGATCTGGATCAGCAACGGCACCGGCCGCGACGGCAGAGCGAACAAGGACGCCCCCAAGGTCGGCTGGTGCTGGTGGGGTAACCGCCACACCTGGCTCGGTTTCGCCTCCGCCGCGAGCCGGGTCTGACCCCGAGGTGGACATCCGTACATTCGACGTACGGATGTCCACCCCTCGGGAGTGCGAGATGCTGGCGTGGGTCTACCTCGGCTTGGCCATCACCTTCGAGGTGGTCGCCACCAGCCTGATGAAGTCGACGCAGGGCTTCACCCAGCTCTGGCCGACCGTGGCCGTGCTCGCGGGCTACGCGGTCGCGTTTTTCATGCTGGCCAAAGCATTGCAACAGGGCATGGCCATCGGCGTCGGCTACGCCATCTGGTCCGCGCTCGGTACCACGGTCATCGTGATCATCGGCGCCCTGTTCCTCAACGAGGCGATCACCCCGGTCAAGGTCATCGGTGTGGTCTTGGTCGTCGCGGGCGTTGTCA
It includes:
- a CDS encoding DUF5701 family protein; protein product: MLASLPSLDKQVQRLWDLGIPELAGLSEQDLAIEGPDNALLVVHPERLKASALAPLLRHKDKPGFVVVDMVDLDDFAPTVELPDKPVYLVTDIDRGDDMANWTPDEALPAIGGKSRSPLTVGEGIQWLLHEPEALERNLCFMTIASRLRKPSGKFDTRTPAIWISNGTGRDGRANKDAPKVGWCWWGNRHTWLGFASAASRV
- a CDS encoding DMT family transporter: MSTPRECEMLAWVYLGLAITFEVVATSLMKSTQGFTQLWPTVAVLAGYAVAFFMLAKALQQGMAIGVGYAIWSALGTTVIVIIGALFLNEAITPVKVIGVVLVVAGVVTLNLGGAH